One Halostagnicola kamekurae DNA segment encodes these proteins:
- the mch gene encoding methenyltetrahydromethanopterin cyclohydrolase encodes MESLNRMAIELVDEALEYAEELNIGGFDLENEATVLDFGVDFDGGIEAGLLLTEIQTAGLATPSTELDDVGGAPIPHVELSTDQPALALLCSQKASWELTTDDFEGLGSGPARALVAEETEFRQMGYTDAFDLTALAVETDEQPTEAAAAQVADLAEVESSGVFLLAYSTGSLVGSVTSAARAAEMATFRLTELGYDPRDIVSASGRAPVAPVAGDEQEAIARTNDALAYGGTAHLTVREDADVFEHVASTAADEHGRPFAEIFDDLEWDFSEVPADLFAPGKVTIDVLGGPTHVVGETNESLLVESFDL; translated from the coding sequence ATGGAGAGTCTCAACCGAATGGCGATCGAGCTCGTCGACGAAGCCCTCGAGTACGCCGAGGAGTTGAACATCGGCGGCTTCGATCTCGAGAACGAGGCCACCGTCCTCGACTTCGGCGTCGACTTCGACGGCGGAATCGAAGCGGGACTGTTGCTGACGGAGATCCAGACGGCCGGTCTGGCGACCCCCAGCACCGAACTGGACGACGTGGGCGGGGCCCCGATCCCGCACGTCGAACTGTCGACCGACCAGCCCGCTCTCGCCCTTCTGTGTTCACAGAAGGCGAGCTGGGAGCTCACGACCGACGATTTCGAGGGGCTCGGAAGCGGCCCCGCTCGAGCGCTGGTCGCCGAGGAAACCGAGTTCCGCCAGATGGGCTACACCGACGCGTTCGACCTCACCGCGCTCGCAGTCGAAACCGACGAGCAGCCGACGGAGGCGGCTGCGGCGCAGGTCGCCGACCTCGCCGAGGTCGAATCGAGCGGCGTCTTCTTGCTCGCCTACTCGACCGGGAGCCTCGTCGGCAGCGTGACCAGCGCGGCCAGAGCGGCGGAGATGGCGACGTTCCGGCTGACGGAACTGGGCTACGATCCGCGAGACATCGTCTCGGCGAGCGGGCGAGCGCCGGTCGCACCAGTCGCCGGGGACGAACAGGAGGCGATCGCCCGCACGAACGACGCACTGGCATACGGCGGGACGGCCCATCTCACCGTCCGCGAGGACGCGGACGTCTTCGAGCACGTCGCCTCGACGGCCGCCGACGAACACGGCCGACCGTTTGCCGAGATCTTCGACGACCTCGAGTGGGACTTCTCGGAGGTCCCCGCCGACCTGTTCGCGCCCGGGAAGGTGACGATAGACGTGCTGGGCGGTCCGACCCACGTCGTCGGCGAGACGAACGAGTCCCTGCTCGTCGAGTCGTTCGACCTCTAA
- a CDS encoding transcriptional regulator has product MSRSALVGNVTAMLEDAGFVVSDRCAIRPKSFDIAARRGDDLLLVKILGNIDAFNRATGHEMQRLGTYLHATPLVIGLRSRDEDLKPDVVYFRHGVPVFSPDTAYNLFIEGVPPLIYAAPGGLYVNIDGDLLADEREDRDWSLGRLANELGVSRRTVSKYEDGMNASIEVAMALEELFTSELTSPVDVLEGAEDVHESDSTPEDPAADPDDEEVVAVLSNAGYSVHPTLRSPFKAISEDQDDGDNEVVLTGHSEFTKAAEKRARIMSSIGQVTRTHSVYVVDRAKRDAVDGTALVERDELEDLREADDLRDVIRDRAEREEVA; this is encoded by the coding sequence ATGTCCCGATCCGCACTGGTCGGCAACGTCACCGCGATGCTCGAGGACGCGGGCTTTGTGGTCAGCGACCGGTGTGCGATTCGACCGAAGAGTTTCGACATCGCAGCACGCCGCGGCGACGACCTCCTGCTCGTCAAAATCCTCGGCAACATCGACGCGTTCAATCGGGCGACCGGCCACGAGATGCAGCGACTCGGAACCTACCTCCACGCGACGCCGCTGGTCATCGGCCTGCGGAGTCGCGACGAGGATCTCAAGCCCGACGTCGTCTACTTCCGACACGGAGTTCCGGTGTTCAGCCCCGACACGGCCTACAACCTGTTCATCGAGGGCGTGCCGCCGCTGATCTACGCCGCGCCCGGCGGCCTGTACGTCAACATCGACGGCGACTTGCTCGCCGACGAACGCGAGGACCGCGACTGGAGTCTCGGACGCCTCGCGAACGAACTCGGCGTCTCCCGTCGCACCGTCTCGAAGTACGAGGACGGTATGAACGCCTCCATCGAGGTCGCGATGGCCTTGGAGGAACTGTTCACCTCCGAACTGACCAGCCCGGTCGACGTGCTCGAGGGGGCAGAGGACGTCCACGAGAGCGACTCGACCCCCGAGGACCCGGCCGCAGACCCCGACGACGAGGAAGTCGTCGCGGTGTTGTCGAACGCCGGCTACAGCGTTCACCCGACGCTCCGATCCCCGTTCAAGGCGATCAGCGAGGACCAAGACGACGGCGACAACGAGGTCGTTCTGACCGGTCACTCCGAGTTTACGAAGGCGGCCGAAAAGCGCGCCCGGATCATGAGTTCGATCGGGCAGGTGACCCGAACCCACTCCGTCTACGTCGTCGACAGGGCCAAACGAGACGCCGTCGACGGCACGGCGCTGGTCGAACGCGACGAACTCGAGGACCTCCGCGAGGCCGACGACCTGCGCGACGTGATCCGCGACCGAGCCGAGCGCGAAGAGGTCGCTTGA
- a CDS encoding (R)-citramalate synthase, which yields MPVTHSPEQTIPSDRTVRLLDTTLRDGEQAPGVSLSPDEKVEIARALERAGVSVIEAGSACTGAGERQAISRVTDLDLEARVTSFCRGIQSDIDLALECDVDGIHLVVPASDRHVEGKVGTSREDNLEKTAELVSYAKDHDLWVEVIGEDGSRADLDYLETLMETALEAGADRTCFADTVGHTGPERTAEAVSRLAELGPVSAHTHDDLGLGVANALSAVSAGADLVHCTVNGLGERAGNVALEEVAIALEHVYDVETLELEEVYDLAQVCSRATGIPLAPNKAVIGENAFTHESGIHTDGTLKDDKMYEPYEPETVGRERRLALGKHAGRAGVKAALEEHGVDASDDEVADIATRVTELGDRGRHVTDADLLAIAEDVTGTERERVVELVDIAATSGGPIPTASVRLDVGGEERVASGTGSGPVDAAVSAVREALGSAADAELESYHVDAVTGGTDAVVTVEVTMSRDDRTVTVARSEADITRASVEAMVDALDRLLESDRQALAMADD from the coding sequence TTGCCCGTAACACACTCCCCCGAACAGACGATTCCGTCCGATCGTACCGTCCGCCTGCTCGATACCACGCTCCGCGATGGCGAACAAGCACCCGGCGTCTCGCTCTCTCCCGACGAGAAAGTCGAGATCGCTCGAGCGCTCGAGCGCGCGGGCGTTTCGGTCATCGAAGCCGGAAGCGCCTGTACCGGCGCGGGCGAGCGACAGGCGATCTCTCGGGTCACCGACCTCGATCTCGAGGCGCGCGTGACGAGTTTCTGTCGGGGGATCCAGTCCGACATCGACCTCGCGCTCGAGTGTGACGTCGACGGAATCCACCTCGTCGTGCCGGCCAGCGACCGGCACGTCGAGGGGAAAGTCGGGACCTCCCGGGAAGATAACCTCGAGAAGACCGCGGAACTGGTCTCCTACGCGAAAGACCATGACCTCTGGGTCGAGGTCATCGGCGAGGACGGCTCGCGCGCGGATCTCGACTACCTCGAGACGCTGATGGAGACCGCACTCGAGGCCGGTGCCGACAGAACCTGCTTCGCCGACACCGTCGGCCACACGGGCCCGGAACGCACCGCCGAGGCCGTCTCGCGACTCGCCGAACTCGGTCCCGTAAGTGCACACACCCACGACGACTTGGGCCTTGGCGTCGCGAACGCCCTCTCTGCCGTCTCCGCCGGTGCCGACCTCGTTCACTGCACCGTCAACGGGCTCGGCGAGCGGGCTGGTAACGTCGCCTTGGAGGAGGTCGCCATCGCACTCGAGCACGTCTACGACGTCGAGACGCTCGAGCTCGAGGAGGTGTACGACCTGGCGCAGGTCTGCTCTCGCGCGACCGGCATTCCGCTCGCGCCGAACAAGGCCGTGATCGGCGAGAACGCCTTCACCCACGAGAGCGGCATCCACACCGACGGCACGCTCAAGGACGACAAGATGTACGAGCCCTACGAGCCCGAGACCGTCGGCCGCGAGCGACGACTCGCACTCGGGAAACACGCCGGCCGCGCGGGCGTGAAAGCCGCGCTCGAGGAACACGGCGTCGACGCCAGCGACGACGAGGTCGCCGACATCGCGACGCGGGTGACCGAACTCGGCGACCGCGGTCGGCACGTGACGGACGCGGACCTGCTGGCCATCGCCGAAGACGTCACCGGAACCGAGCGCGAGCGCGTCGTCGAACTGGTCGACATCGCCGCGACCAGCGGGGGTCCGATCCCGACCGCGAGCGTTCGCCTCGACGTCGGCGGCGAGGAACGCGTCGCGAGCGGCACCGGCTCCGGACCGGTCGACGCCGCCGTCTCCGCCGTCCGCGAGGCGCTCGGCTCCGCGGCCGACGCCGAACTCGAGTCCTACCACGTCGACGCGGTTACGGGCGGCACCGACGCCGTCGTGACCGTCGAAGTCACGATGTCTCGGGACGACCGCACCGTCACCGTCGCCCGCAGCGAGGCCGACATCACCCGCGCCAGCGTCGAGGCGATGGTCGACGCGCTCGATCGGCTCCTCGAGTCCGATCGACAGGCGCTCGCGATGGCCGACGACTGA
- a CDS encoding mRNA surveillance protein pelota: MQIKSREQVEGGRERVEVVPESIDDLWHLQYVLEPGDRVAGDTTRRIQRNDEQMRDTGGEREPMWVAIAVEDIEFHKFANRLRVGGEIVACSREDQLGFHHTLNVEERDELSIEKRFKPDQEARLEEAEEATENPDVAIATVEEGAAHVHTVAQYGTEERATISGPTGKGDFARDRSELFDELAAVLDRMDVDAIILAGPGFTKQDALKHFEKNNADLTDLITMVDTSAVGDRGVHEVLKRGAVADVQQETRIESEAEAIDELTRRIAEGAKAAYGPEEVNKAAEYGAIEELLILDDKLRKERGPDGEWALDVDDIVRTAEQKGGEVTVFSSEFPPGQQLSNLGGIAALLRYRLE, translated from the coding sequence ATGCAGATCAAGAGCCGGGAGCAGGTCGAGGGCGGCCGCGAGCGCGTCGAGGTCGTCCCCGAGAGCATCGACGACCTCTGGCACTTGCAGTACGTCCTAGAGCCCGGCGACCGCGTCGCGGGCGATACGACCCGGCGGATCCAGCGAAACGACGAGCAGATGCGCGATACGGGCGGCGAGCGCGAGCCGATGTGGGTCGCCATCGCCGTCGAGGACATCGAGTTCCACAAGTTCGCCAACCGACTGCGCGTCGGCGGCGAGATCGTCGCCTGTTCGCGCGAGGACCAGCTCGGCTTTCACCACACCTTAAACGTCGAGGAGCGCGACGAACTCTCGATCGAGAAGCGGTTCAAACCCGACCAGGAGGCCCGCCTCGAGGAGGCCGAGGAGGCGACGGAGAACCCAGACGTCGCCATCGCCACGGTCGAGGAAGGGGCCGCCCACGTCCACACGGTCGCCCAGTACGGCACCGAAGAGCGGGCGACGATCTCCGGACCGACCGGCAAGGGTGACTTCGCACGCGACCGCTCGGAACTGTTCGACGAACTCGCGGCGGTACTCGATCGGATGGACGTCGACGCGATCATCCTCGCCGGGCCCGGCTTCACCAAGCAGGACGCGCTCAAGCACTTCGAGAAGAACAACGCCGACCTGACCGACTTGATCACCATGGTCGACACCTCCGCGGTCGGCGACCGAGGCGTTCACGAAGTGCTCAAGCGCGGCGCGGTCGCGGACGTCCAGCAGGAGACCAGAATCGAGAGCGAGGCGGAGGCCATCGACGAACTCACTCGCCGGATCGCCGAGGGCGCGAAGGCGGCCTACGGACCCGAGGAGGTCAACAAAGCCGCCGAGTACGGAGCGATCGAAGAACTGCTGATCCTCGACGACAAACTCCGGAAGGAACGGGGCCCCGACGGCGAGTGGGCGCTCGACGTCGACGACATCGTCCGCACCGCAGAACAGAAAGGCGGCGAGGTGACCGTCTTCTCGAGCGAGTTTCCGCCGGGCCAACAGCTCTCGAATCTCGGCGGGATCGCGGCGCTGTTGCGGTATCGACTCGAGTGA
- a CDS encoding glutathione S-transferase family protein, with amino-acid sequence MNQLVDGEWRTDAYETTGEDGSFERQETTFRNEIRDDPDARFQPEAGRYHLYVSYACPWAHRTLLVRSLKGLEDAISVSVVDPYRDEDGWQFTPEKAGCTPDHLYGSDYLRELYVRADPDATCRVTVPVLWDTREETIVNNESQEILRMLDTEFDDVANRDVDLYPEGYREEVDRIIDDIYEPINNGVYRAGFATEQEPYDEAIDDLFGALEHWDEVLSDQRYLAGDRLTEADICMFTTLVRFDQVYHTHFMCNVQFIREYENLWPYLRDLYQTPGVAQTVEMDHIKEHYYTTHPDVTPSGIIARGPNLDFEAAHDRDELPGGPPTELAASSADD; translated from the coding sequence ATGAACCAACTCGTCGACGGGGAGTGGCGGACCGACGCGTACGAGACTACCGGGGAGGACGGCTCGTTCGAACGCCAGGAGACGACGTTTCGCAACGAGATCCGAGACGATCCGGACGCCCGGTTCCAGCCCGAGGCTGGTCGCTACCACCTCTACGTCTCCTACGCCTGTCCCTGGGCGCACCGAACGCTGCTCGTCCGATCGCTGAAAGGGCTCGAGGACGCGATTTCGGTATCGGTCGTCGACCCGTATCGCGACGAGGACGGGTGGCAGTTCACGCCAGAGAAAGCGGGCTGTACGCCGGATCACCTGTACGGTTCGGACTACCTGCGGGAACTGTACGTCCGCGCCGATCCGGACGCGACCTGTCGGGTGACGGTACCCGTTCTCTGGGACACGCGCGAGGAGACCATCGTCAACAACGAGTCCCAAGAAATCTTGCGGATGCTCGACACCGAGTTCGACGACGTCGCGAACCGGGATGTGGACCTCTATCCGGAGGGGTACCGCGAGGAAGTCGATCGAATCATCGACGACATCTACGAGCCGATCAACAACGGGGTCTATCGAGCGGGCTTTGCCACCGAACAGGAGCCCTACGACGAGGCCATCGACGACCTCTTCGGCGCGCTCGAGCACTGGGACGAGGTGCTCTCCGACCAGCGGTATCTCGCCGGCGATCGACTCACGGAGGCGGACATCTGCATGTTCACGACGCTCGTCCGGTTCGATCAGGTCTATCACACCCACTTCATGTGTAACGTCCAGTTCATCCGCGAGTACGAGAACCTCTGGCCGTACTTGCGCGACCTCTATCAGACTCCCGGCGTCGCACAGACGGTCGAGATGGATCACATCAAGGAACACTACTACACGACCCACCCGGACGTGACGCCGTCAGGAATCATCGCGCGCGGCCCGAATCTCGACTTCGAGGCCGCACACGACCGCGACGAGCTCCCAGGCGGACCGCCGACGGAACTGGCCGCCTCGAGCGCCGACGACTGA
- a CDS encoding DUF192 domain-containing protein: MRLVHHADGTREPLASDVEIADTLVSQTRGLMFRRSIPDGYGLAFTYDTAKARDIHMLFVFMSLDVVWVQDDVVQRVETLRPWRGFAKETADLIVELPAGTASAVDVGDRLVLEDD; this comes from the coding sequence GTGCGACTCGTCCACCACGCCGACGGAACGCGGGAACCGCTCGCGAGCGACGTCGAAATCGCGGACACCCTCGTGAGCCAGACCCGCGGACTGATGTTCAGGCGGTCGATTCCCGACGGCTACGGACTCGCGTTTACCTACGACACTGCGAAGGCTCGAGACATCCACATGCTGTTCGTTTTCATGTCACTCGACGTCGTCTGGGTTCAGGACGATGTCGTCCAGCGCGTCGAGACGCTTCGACCCTGGCGCGGGTTCGCGAAGGAGACGGCGGACCTGATCGTCGAACTTCCAGCGGGAACCGCGAGCGCGGTCGATGTCGGCGACCGACTGGTTCTCGAGGACGACTGA
- a CDS encoding RNA-guided pseudouridylation complex pseudouridine synthase subunit Cbf5: MALRGPPDDRSPAELLSFGVVNLDKPPGPSSHQVSGWIRDAVADSLERANAGTTIDRAAHAGTLDPKVTGCLPVMLGDATRLAQAFLEGQKEYVTVLETHAPVPSDAESVIEEFEGPIYQKPPRKSAVSRRLRVRELYDLEVLEAADRQVLLRIRCESGTYVRKLCHDIGLALGTGGHMGHLRRTATEPFDDGTLCTAEEFVDALAFWLEDDEPEPLFELVSPGERILEHIPAVVIADSAAREVAEGAPVYAPGVLEVPDADRGSLVTCYTPNGSAVCLGTLVGDASSETGTVVELERVLV, translated from the coding sequence ATGGCTCTCCGTGGCCCACCGGACGACCGGTCGCCCGCCGAGTTGCTCAGCTTCGGCGTCGTCAACCTCGACAAACCGCCCGGACCGTCCTCCCATCAGGTGAGCGGATGGATCCGCGACGCCGTCGCTGACTCGCTCGAGCGAGCCAACGCCGGAACGACGATCGATCGGGCGGCCCACGCCGGTACGCTCGACCCGAAGGTTACCGGCTGTCTACCGGTCATGCTCGGGGATGCAACTCGTCTCGCACAGGCCTTTCTCGAGGGCCAAAAGGAGTACGTCACCGTCCTCGAGACCCACGCGCCGGTCCCATCGGACGCCGAGTCCGTCATCGAGGAGTTCGAGGGACCGATCTACCAGAAACCCCCTCGGAAGAGCGCCGTCTCACGTCGCCTGCGCGTTCGCGAGCTGTACGACCTCGAGGTGCTCGAAGCCGCCGACAGACAGGTTCTGTTACGGATTCGCTGCGAGAGCGGCACGTACGTCAGAAAACTCTGTCACGACATCGGTCTGGCGCTCGGCACCGGCGGCCACATGGGCCACCTCCGTCGAACGGCCACGGAACCGTTCGACGACGGCACGCTCTGTACCGCCGAGGAGTTCGTCGACGCGCTCGCCTTCTGGCTCGAGGACGACGAGCCAGAGCCGCTCTTCGAACTCGTCAGCCCCGGCGAGCGAATCCTCGAGCATATCCCTGCGGTCGTCATCGCCGACAGTGCAGCTCGAGAGGTCGCCGAAGGCGCGCCGGTGTACGCCCCCGGTGTGCTCGAGGTCCCGGACGCGGACCGTGGCTCGCTCGTCACCTGTTACACGCCGAACGGATCGGCGGTTTGTCTCGGAACGCTGGTCGGTGACGCCTCGAGCGAGACGGGGACCGTCGTGGAACTTGAACGCGTACTCGTGTGA
- the cmk gene encoding (d)CMP kinase, producing the protein MLLTVSGPPGSGKSTTAELLADAFGLSHVSGGDIFRELADERGYTPLEFNKLAEENDDIDRDLDRRLREIAIEEDDLVLESRLAGWLAGDYADFRFWLDAPASVRGERIAEREDKDPDRATEETQAREASEAQRYQEYYGIDIRDLTIYDLSVNTARWEPDAVLDMLVTAVDEYDRQGDEGKAPIELDAEF; encoded by the coding sequence ATGTTACTCACCGTCTCCGGACCGCCGGGAAGCGGAAAGAGCACGACAGCCGAGTTGCTTGCTGACGCCTTCGGTCTCTCGCACGTGAGCGGCGGTGATATCTTCCGAGAGCTCGCAGACGAACGCGGCTATACCCCCCTCGAGTTCAACAAACTCGCCGAGGAAAACGACGACATCGATCGCGATCTCGATCGGCGACTTCGCGAGATCGCGATCGAGGAAGACGACCTCGTCCTCGAGTCGCGACTCGCGGGCTGGCTTGCGGGTGACTACGCTGACTTCCGGTTCTGGCTCGACGCCCCCGCGAGCGTTCGTGGCGAACGGATCGCCGAGCGAGAAGACAAAGATCCGGACCGAGCGACGGAGGAAACGCAAGCTCGAGAAGCCAGCGAAGCCCAGCGCTATCAGGAGTACTACGGGATCGATATCCGGGATCTGACGATCTACGATCTCTCGGTCAACACCGCCCGATGGGAGCCCGACGCCGTCCTCGACATGCTCGTCACCGCGGTCGACGAATACGACCGACAGGGGGACGAAGGGAAAGCCCCGATCGAACTGGACGCCGAGTTTTGA
- a CDS encoding DUF106 domain-containing protein: MTRTADKIDTLVREDASMADALESIRETADRNGGEVEWSDVSDDLSSGQWGRLIEKGILVDGDEGFEIANRDAYDEALDGDSDGGGIDVPDVDIDEEGSKWSQWDKIAGVASLLLMFGYWINSIGDAVGQTVNMIFGPLDAALPFYAVIIAVAMLTGLYSTLLQANLMDTDRIGKYQERLNAVQEKQKDVRERKKEAEERGASEAELEALENEMEQAREEQMEAMADNLGMFKEQFRPMVWIMLFTIPLFLWMYWKVSRLQGAEQYVIMPLVGEIRWQQGVLGPMMAWILWYFLCSMGFSQLLRKALNIDMTPSST; the protein is encoded by the coding sequence ATGACTCGTACAGCCGATAAAATCGACACTCTCGTCCGCGAGGACGCTTCGATGGCCGACGCCCTCGAGTCGATCCGCGAAACGGCGGATCGAAACGGGGGAGAGGTCGAGTGGTCGGACGTCAGCGACGATCTCTCGAGCGGGCAGTGGGGCCGGCTGATCGAGAAGGGCATTCTGGTCGATGGCGACGAGGGATTCGAAATCGCGAATCGGGACGCCTACGACGAGGCGTTAGACGGTGATAGCGACGGCGGTGGAATCGACGTGCCGGATGTCGATATCGACGAGGAGGGGTCCAAGTGGTCGCAGTGGGACAAGATCGCCGGTGTCGCCTCCCTTCTGTTGATGTTCGGCTACTGGATCAACTCGATCGGGGACGCGGTCGGGCAAACCGTCAATATGATCTTCGGTCCGCTCGATGCTGCACTTCCGTTCTACGCCGTGATCATCGCCGTCGCGATGCTCACCGGTCTCTATTCGACCCTGCTTCAGGCGAACCTGATGGACACCGACCGCATCGGCAAGTATCAGGAGCGGCTGAACGCGGTACAGGAGAAACAGAAGGACGTTCGGGAGCGCAAGAAAGAAGCCGAAGAACGCGGTGCGAGCGAAGCGGAACTCGAGGCGCTCGAAAACGAGATGGAACAGGCTCGCGAAGAGCAGATGGAAGCCATGGCGGACAATCTGGGCATGTTCAAAGAGCAGTTCCGCCCGATGGTCTGGATCATGCTCTTTACGATTCCGCTGTTCCTCTGGATGTACTGGAAAGTCTCGAGGCTCCAGGGGGCCGAGCAGTACGTCATCATGCCACTGGTCGGTGAGATTCGGTGGCAACAGGGTGTCCTCGGACCGATGATGGCCTGGATCCTCTGGTACTTCCTCTGTTCGATGGGGTTCTCTCAGCTGTTACGGAAAGCGCTCAACATCGACATGACGCCCTCGAGTACCTGA
- a CDS encoding adenylate kinase, which produces MASPRILILGAPGAGKGTQSANITDHFDIEHITTGDALRANKEMDISHLDLEYDTPGEYMDAGELVPDEVVNEIVDEALSQADGFVLDGYPRNLEQASELESMTELDLALMLDVSEDELVHRLTGRRLDPETGDIYHVEYNPPEDDDVEARLVQRDDDTEETVKERLRVYRENTEPVIEHYEEAGLLERVDGEKAPDQVWDDVRETIESAI; this is translated from the coding sequence ATGGCATCGCCACGAATTTTGATCCTGGGTGCTCCCGGGGCAGGGAAAGGCACGCAGAGTGCGAACATCACCGATCACTTCGACATCGAGCACATCACGACGGGAGACGCGCTGCGGGCGAACAAAGAGATGGACATCTCTCACCTCGACCTCGAGTACGACACGCCGGGCGAGTACATGGACGCCGGCGAGCTCGTCCCCGACGAGGTCGTCAACGAGATCGTCGACGAGGCGCTGTCCCAGGCCGACGGGTTCGTTCTCGACGGCTATCCGCGAAACCTCGAGCAGGCGTCGGAACTCGAGTCGATGACAGAACTCGACCTCGCGCTCATGCTCGACGTGAGCGAAGACGAACTCGTCCACCGCCTCACCGGCCGACGCCTGGACCCGGAAACCGGCGACATCTATCACGTCGAGTACAACCCGCCGGAAGACGACGACGTCGAAGCACGGCTCGTCCAACGGGACGACGACACCGAAGAGACCGTCAAAGAACGGCTTCGGGTGTATCGCGAGAATACCGAACCGGTTATCGAACACTACGAAGAGGCAGGCCTGCTCGAGCGCGTCGACGGGGAGAAAGCGCCGGATCAGGTCTGGGACGACGTCAGAGAGACCATCGAGTCAGCGATCTGA
- the coxB gene encoding cytochrome c oxidase subunit II: protein MNTIYSALPTPTPLQMGSGAGEMTRVDVFEEIFLVFLALGTLVGVLVVAYTLYNAYKYRDTGDRTDDENLPALGELPTGGGSGKKLFVSFALSAAVVIALIAWTYGMLLYVEDGPDELDEDSVQVDVQGQTFSWTYQYENGLEPGQLVVPAGEPVSLNVTSIDVWHTFGISQERVKADAIPGEHDETWFTADEAGTYEGAIECFELCGPGHSNMKSDLVVYEQDRYEEWVDEQFTLNITLQDGNEERVTSGVDELTLEHTEEDGHDYSYDGSEFENGSITINEIDQGGTYNLTITPEDDSEFEPIEEELDFTGPAEETYTLESPNASSEESGGNNGGDDTGSDQQGGEN from the coding sequence GTGAATACAATCTACAGCGCACTTCCAACTCCGACTCCACTGCAGATGGGTTCCGGTGCTGGAGAGATGACACGTGTGGACGTGTTCGAGGAAATCTTCCTCGTCTTTCTTGCACTCGGTACACTCGTCGGTGTTCTCGTCGTCGCGTATACACTGTACAACGCGTACAAGTATCGTGACACGGGAGATCGAACCGACGACGAAAATCTGCCGGCACTCGGAGAACTTCCGACGGGCGGCGGCAGCGGCAAAAAACTATTCGTCTCGTTCGCGCTGAGTGCAGCGGTCGTCATTGCACTCATCGCATGGACGTACGGGATGCTTCTCTACGTCGAGGACGGACCCGACGAACTCGACGAAGATTCGGTTCAGGTCGACGTTCAGGGCCAGACCTTTAGCTGGACCTACCAGTACGAAAACGGCCTTGAACCCGGTCAACTGGTCGTACCGGCCGGTGAACCAGTCTCGTTAAACGTGACGTCGATAGACGTCTGGCACACCTTTGGGATAAGTCAAGAGCGGGTAAAAGCCGACGCAATCCCCGGTGAACACGATGAAACATGGTTCACCGCAGACGAAGCGGGAACGTACGAAGGTGCGATCGAATGCTTCGAACTGTGCGGTCCGGGCCACTCCAATATGAAAAGTGATCTGGTCGTCTACGAGCAGGACCGGTACGAGGAGTGGGTCGACGAGCAGTTCACGCTCAACATCACGCTTCAGGACGGAAACGAAGAGCGAGTGACCAGCGGTGTCGATGAGCTCACGCTCGAGCACACCGAAGAAGACGGCCACGATTACTCCTACGACGGCTCCGAGTTCGAAAACGGCTCGATCACGATTAACGAGATTGATCAGGGCGGTACCTACAACCTCACGATCACGCCGGAGGACGACTCCGAGTTCGAGCCGATCGAGGAGGAACTCGACTTCACCGGACCGGCCGAGGAGACGTACACGCTCGAGTCGCCGAACGCCTCGAGCGAGGAATCAGGAGGTAACAATGGAGGAGACGACACCGGAAGTGACCAACAGGGAGGTGAGAACTGA